The following proteins are co-located in the Parcubacteria group bacterium ADurb.Bin159 genome:
- the gatA gene encoding Glutamyl-tRNA(Gln) amidotransferase subunit A, translating to MLSIEETKKNLLEGRTCSLDLVRECLKNIKEKNKDINAFLSINPKAEEEAKEIDKKIKQTKKLPGLLAGIPLAIKDNILVKGMKATAGSKMLKNYFPPYESTVVKKLREAGAIILGKTNLDEFAMGSSTENSYFGPTKNPYDLTRVAGGSSGGSAAAVASEMCFGALGSDTGGSIRQPASFCGVWGLKPTYGRVSRFGLIAMASSLDQIGPLAKNVDDLALLLKVIEGKDEKDSTSEEVPPLKIPKEINLSKIKIGFSKEFFNSGLDKNIKKNIFEVLDKIKKQGAEIEEINLPYCQYALSCYYLIMSAEASSNLARYDGFRYGGTEEINLKDDLLKVYTKTRTKCFGDEVKRRLIMGTFVLSSGFQEKYYLLAQKVRDAIRQDFENAFKKVDFILTPTTPQPAFKIGEKISDPLTMYLGDIYTVPVNLAGMPALSMPVGKIKNLPVGLQIIGGYFKENEILSFAKSLTKLF from the coding sequence ATGTTGTCTATTGAAGAAACAAAAAAAAATTTATTAGAAGGACGAACGTGTAGTTTAGATTTAGTGCGTGAATGTTTGAAAAATATAAAAGAAAAAAATAAAGACATTAACGCTTTTTTATCCATAAACCCAAAAGCTGAAGAAGAGGCAAAAGAAATTGATAAAAAAATAAAGCAAACCAAAAAATTACCTGGTTTATTAGCCGGCATTCCTTTAGCCATTAAAGACAATATTTTAGTTAAAGGAATGAAAGCGACAGCAGGTTCAAAAATGCTCAAAAATTATTTTCCTCCTTATGAATCCACGGTAGTAAAAAAGTTACGGGAGGCAGGAGCGATTATTTTAGGCAAAACCAATTTAGATGAATTTGCTATGGGTTCTTCAACAGAGAATTCTTATTTTGGTCCAACTAAAAATCCCTATGATTTAACTCGTGTAGCAGGAGGAAGTTCTGGCGGGTCAGCCGCAGCAGTGGCGAGTGAAATGTGTTTTGGCGCCCTTGGTTCAGACACGGGCGGTTCTATTAGACAACCGGCGAGTTTTTGCGGTGTTTGGGGATTGAAACCAACTTATGGCAGGGTCTCCCGTTTTGGTCTTATAGCTATGGCTTCTTCTTTGGACCAAATTGGGCCTTTGGCAAAAAATGTTGACGACTTAGCTTTACTTTTAAAGGTTATTGAAGGCAAAGATGAAAAAGATTCAACAAGCGAAGAAGTCCCCCCCCTAAAAATACCCAAAGAAATTAATTTATCAAAAATTAAAATTGGTTTTTCTAAAGAATTTTTTAATTCCGGTTTAGATAAAAATATCAAAAAAAATATTTTTGAAGTTTTAGATAAAATAAAAAAACAAGGGGCAGAGATAGAAGAAATAAATTTACCCTATTGCCAATATGCTTTATCCTGTTATTATTTAATTATGTCGGCTGAGGCATCTTCTAACTTGGCTCGCTATGATGGTTTTCGATATGGAGGAACGGAAGAAATAAATTTAAAAGATGATTTATTAAAAGTTTATACCAAAACAAGAACAAAGTGTTTTGGCGATGAAGTGAAGCGTCGGCTGATAATGGGAACATTTGTTTTATCTAGCGGTTTTCAAGAAAAATATTATTTATTAGCGCAAAAAGTGAGAGATGCCATAAGACAAGATTTTGAAAATGCTTTTAAAAAAGTAGATTTTATTTTAACTCCAACCACTCCTCAGCCGGCTTTTAAAATTGGCGAAAAAATTTCTGATCCCTTGACGATGTATTTAGGAGATATTTATACTGTTCCGGTGAATTTAGCAGGAATGCCGGCTTTAAGTATGCCCGTTGGTAAAATTAAAAATTTGCCTGTCGGTTTGCAAATCATCGGTGGTTATTTTAAAGAAAATGAAATTTTATCTTTTGCTAAAAGCTTGACAAAATTATTTTAA
- the rpoA gene encoding DNA-directed RNA polymerase subunit alpha — protein MNKENIFLPEKIEYIEEGPNKGRFIIEPCFPGYGTTWGNTLRRVLMSSLKGGAVDRVAIKGVRYEFAGYPGAKEDVLQIILNLKKLRFKMFTDETVQLSLKAKGVGDVLGKDIEKSAEAIVANPEQKLAFLSDKNASLEMQIWVKSGYGWVPSEEKSREGLEVGTLVIDSQFSPVVEVSSKIENIRVGKRTDFERLILSLETDGTCTPPEAFVKAAKLIEEQFNFIGSKIEEELKEQSKPKVLKKEVKKSKEKAVKKTAKKTVKKPTKK, from the coding sequence ATGAACAAAGAAAACATTTTTTTACCAGAAAAAATTGAATACATTGAGGAGGGGCCAAATAAAGGACGTTTTATTATTGAACCTTGTTTTCCAGGATATGGAACAACCTGGGGAAATACTTTGCGTCGAGTATTAATGTCTTCACTCAAGGGAGGGGCAGTTGATAGAGTGGCTATTAAGGGAGTGCGCTATGAATTTGCCGGTTATCCCGGGGCAAAAGAAGATGTCTTGCAAATTATTTTAAATTTAAAAAAATTGCGATTTAAAATGTTCACTGACGAAACAGTGCAGCTTTCTCTTAAAGCAAAAGGCGTGGGAGATGTTTTGGGGAAGGACATAGAAAAATCAGCTGAAGCAATAGTAGCTAATCCAGAACAAAAGCTTGCTTTTTTAAGCGATAAAAACGCTTCTTTAGAAATGCAGATATGGGTGAAATCAGGTTATGGATGGGTGCCCTCAGAAGAAAAATCAAGAGAAGGATTAGAAGTGGGCACTTTAGTTATTGACTCGCAATTTAGCCCTGTGGTTGAAGTTTCTAGTAAAATAGAAAATATAAGAGTAGGGAAAAGAACAGATTTTGAAAGATTAATTTTATCTTTAGAAACTGACGGGACTTGTACTCCGCCAGAAGCATTTGTTAAAGCAGCCAAATTAATAGAAGAGCAGTTTAATTTTATTGGCTCTAAAATTGAGGAAGAATTAAAAGAACAAAGTAAACCTAAAGTATTAAAAAAAGAAGTAAAAAAGAGTAAAGAAAAAGCAGTAAAAAAAACAGCGAAAAAAACAGTAAAAAAACCGACAAAAAAGTAA
- the ligA gene encoding DNA ligase, which translates to MRKFDFEKLNKKQEKNGLPLFANPRNIAAGSIRQLDPKITASRKLDCFVFEILTDLGQKTHQEVHKILKDLGFKTDPETKLAKNLEEVEAFHQYQEKKRNMAPFWYDGIVVVVNDVNLEKQAGVVGKSPRWMRAYKFQAEQATTKIKDIILQVGRTGTITPVAILEPVMVMGSKVSRATLHNEDEIKRLDARIGDTVIVQKSGDVIPDIVKVIKELRTGKEKKFKMPNKCPVCGGEIKREKGGVAWRCLNKNCFAKNYQKLVYFASKKCFDIEHLGPKIIEQLIQSGLIKDGADIFSLTAGDLEPLERFAEKSANNLAESIKNSKKIILPCLITALSIPGVGEETAQDIAKFLKKQGVKTIDDLIKKGPEISKEEWQNIPNIGPVVAMSLFSWFKDKENILFLKKLKENGVKIEEEKIPQGKLPFLGLTFIFTGEMKNLTRQEAKEKVRLLGGNVSESISRKTNYLVVGENPGEKLAQAKKLKIKTISEQEFFDLLT; encoded by the coding sequence ATGAGAAAATTTGATTTTGAAAAATTAAACAAAAAGCAAGAAAAAAATGGTTTGCCTCTTTTCGCTAATCCCCGCAATATTGCTGCTGGTTCTATCCGCCAACTTGATCCAAAAATAACCGCTTCTCGCAAATTAGATTGTTTTGTTTTTGAAATATTAACCGATTTAGGGCAAAAAACTCATCAAGAAGTTCACAAAATACTTAAAGATTTGGGATTCAAAACTGACCCGGAGACAAAATTAGCTAAAAATTTGGAAGAAGTTGAGGCCTTTCACCAATATCAGGAGAAAAAAAGGAATATGGCTCCCTTTTGGTATGATGGCATAGTGGTGGTGGTTAATGATGTTAATTTAGAAAAACAAGCGGGAGTTGTTGGCAAATCCCCGCGTTGGATGAGAGCTTATAAATTTCAAGCAGAACAAGCCACAACAAAAATTAAAGATATTATTTTACAAGTTGGCCGTACAGGGACAATAACGCCAGTGGCTATATTAGAACCAGTTATGGTTATGGGCTCAAAAGTGAGCCGAGCTACTTTACATAATGAAGACGAGATTAAAAGATTGGACGCTCGGATTGGTGATACGGTTATTGTGCAAAAATCAGGCGATGTCATTCCGGATATTGTTAAAGTCATTAAAGAATTGCGCACCGGCAAGGAGAAAAAATTTAAAATGCCTAATAAATGTCCGGTTTGCGGAGGAGAAATTAAAAGAGAAAAAGGAGGAGTAGCTTGGCGGTGTTTGAATAAAAATTGTTTTGCTAAAAATTATCAAAAGTTAGTTTATTTCGCCTCAAAAAAATGTTTTGACATTGAGCATTTAGGACCAAAAATTATTGAACAATTAATTCAAAGTGGTTTAATTAAAGATGGAGCAGATATTTTTAGTTTAACTGCTGGTGATTTGGAACCATTAGAACGATTTGCTGAAAAATCGGCGAATAATTTAGCAGAAAGCATTAAGAATAGTAAAAAAATAATTTTGCCTTGTTTGATTACTGCTTTAAGCATTCCAGGTGTGGGAGAAGAGACAGCGCAAGATATAGCCAAATTTTTAAAAAAACAAGGAGTGAAGACAATTGATGATTTAATAAAAAAGGGCCCGGAAATTTCTAAGGAGGAGTGGCAAAACATTCCTAATATTGGGCCAGTAGTGGCGATGTCTTTATTTTCTTGGTTTAAAGATAAAGAAAATATTTTGTTTTTGAAAAAATTAAAAGAAAACGGCGTAAAAATAGAAGAAGAAAAAATCCCTCAAGGAAAATTGCCGTTTTTAGGTTTAACTTTTATCTTCACCGGAGAAATGAAAAATTTAACCCGGCAGGAAGCAAAAGAAAAGGTCCGTTTATTAGGAGGAAACGTTTCAGAGAGCATTTCTCGAAAAACAAATTATCTAGTCGTGGGTGAAAATCCAGGAGAGAAATTAGCTCAAGCAAAGAAATTAAAAATAAAAACGATTTCCGAACAAGAATTTTTTGATTTACTGACTTGA
- the rpsK gene encoding 30S ribosomal protein S11, translating to MSRKRRKQKQIQKRATRAAAQKKFAKKPEVKKKIVKTISSGRVYIKATFNNTIVTFTDNSGNVLASASAGQCGFRGPKKVTPYAANIIVKEAASRVEPYGLKNVDIFVKGVGSGRDAAIRAIYAQRMNILSIKDITPIPHDGCRPPKPRRV from the coding sequence ATGAGTAGAAAAAGAAGAAAACAAAAACAAATACAAAAAAGAGCTACCAGAGCGGCAGCGCAAAAAAAATTTGCCAAAAAACCAGAAGTTAAGAAAAAAATAGTTAAAACAATTTCTTCTGGCCGCGTTTACATTAAAGCAACTTTTAATAATACAATTGTAACCTTTACTGATAATAGTGGAAATGTTTTGGCTTCAGCTAGCGCTGGCCAGTGTGGTTTTCGTGGCCCTAAAAAAGTAACTCCGTATGCAGCTAATATTATTGTTAAAGAAGCGGCTTCGAGAGTGGAACCTTACGGGCTTAAAAATGTGGATATTTTTGTCAAAGGAGTGGGTTCGGGCAGAGATGCGGCTATCCGTGCTATTTATGCTCAACGGATGAATATACTCTCTATCAAAGATATTACTCCTATTCCTCACGATGGTTGTCGTCCCCCCAAACCCAGAAGAGTGTGA
- the rpsM gene encoding 30S ribosomal protein S13 translates to MARIAGINLPPKKQIEIGLTYIFGIGRPRAKDILKKAGINPLKKVGDLTDSEVEKLRTIIEGRFKVEGALRAEIMTNIKRLKDIGSYRGIRHAKHLPARGQRTRVNTRTVRGNVRHSVGSGRKPPAQKT, encoded by the coding sequence ATGGCTCGAATAGCAGGTATAAATTTACCCCCCAAAAAACAAATAGAAATAGGCCTTACCTATATTTTTGGTATTGGCCGGCCGCGAGCAAAAGATATTTTAAAAAAAGCCGGGATTAATCCTTTAAAAAAAGTAGGAGATTTAACTGACAGCGAAGTAGAAAAATTAAGAACAATTATTGAGGGGAGATTTAAGGTAGAAGGAGCATTAAGAGCGGAAATAATGACGAACATAAAACGGCTAAAAGACATTGGTTCTTATCGAGGCATACGGCATGCTAAACATTTACCAGCGCGAGGGCAAAGGACAAGAGTTAATACTCGCACAGTGAGAGGCAATGTCCGTCATTCTGTGGGTAGTGGCCGTAAGCCCCCTGCTCAAAAAACATAA
- a CDS encoding aspartyl/glutamyl-tRNA amidotransferase subunit C — protein sequence MISKEQIKNLAKLERIELTEEEANRFRLQINKVLAYVKQLERVKFKENFLPKQKAKNIWREDETLEISKEEREELLNSSSWREGDLIKIPGVFKKN from the coding sequence ATGATTTCCAAAGAACAAATTAAAAATTTAGCCAAATTAGAAAGAATAGAATTAACCGAAGAAGAGGCGAATCGTTTTCGCCTTCAAATTAATAAAGTTTTGGCTTACGTCAAACAATTAGAACGAGTTAAATTTAAAGAAAATTTTTTGCCAAAACAAAAAGCAAAAAATATTTGGCGAGAAGACGAAACATTAGAAATAAGCAAAGAAGAAAGAGAGGAATTATTAAATTCGAGTTCTTGGCGTGAAGGAGATTTAATAAAAATCCCCGGAGTTTTTAAAAAAAATTAA
- the rpsD gene encoding 30S ribosomal protein S4: MSRDLSPKCKLCRREGKKLFLKGERCYTPKCALNKRKYPPGVHGAKGRPRLSEYGLELRTKQQLKRSYRITETQLKNSFKKADRKQGDTSENLIRLLEKRLDNVIWRAGFAVSRDSSRQMINHGNVLVNNRRIDIPSYQVKIGDEIKIKPKMIPKIKEIIAHPWGETKQSSWFSIDKENLAVKILTEPKAEDLPKDIDLRLIVQFYSK; the protein is encoded by the coding sequence ATGTCTCGTGACCTTTCCCCAAAATGTAAATTATGCCGCCGAGAAGGCAAAAAACTCTTTTTAAAAGGGGAGCGTTGTTATACGCCAAAATGTGCTTTAAACAAGCGAAAATATCCCCCGGGAGTTCATGGAGCAAAAGGACGTCCTCGTCTTTCTGAATATGGTTTGGAGCTTAGAACCAAACAACAATTAAAAAGAAGTTATAGAATAACTGAAACACAATTAAAAAATTCTTTCAAAAAAGCAGATAGAAAACAAGGCGACACGAGTGAAAACCTTATTCGCTTATTGGAAAAACGTTTAGATAATGTGATTTGGCGAGCAGGATTTGCTGTTTCACGAGATTCTTCCCGACAGATGATTAATCATGGAAATGTTTTAGTTAATAATCGGCGAATAGATATACCTTCTTATCAAGTGAAAATTGGCGATGAGATAAAAATTAAGCCAAAGATGATTCCCAAAATCAAAGAAATAATAGCCCATCCTTGGGGCGAGACGAAGCAATCAAGTTGGTTTTCAATTGATAAAGAAAATTTAGCCGTAAAAATTTTAACTGAACCAAAAGCTGAAGACTTACCTAAAGATATTGATTTACGTTTAATTGTTCAATTTTATAGCAAGTAA
- the rplM gene encoding 50S ribosomal protein L13, whose translation MKTYYIDAEGKILGRLASRIAVILIGKNKVGYVPYLDKGDAVVVKNADKIKVTGKKMKDKKYYHYSGYPGGMKERTLEEQFKKSPTEVLRKAVYNMLPKNKLRKSMMSRLHFQ comes from the coding sequence ATGAAAACATATTATATTGATGCAGAAGGAAAAATTTTAGGGAGATTAGCTTCTCGGATAGCGGTTATTTTAATAGGAAAAAATAAAGTTGGTTATGTCCCTTATTTAGATAAGGGAGATGCTGTAGTGGTAAAAAATGCAGATAAAATTAAGGTAACCGGAAAAAAGATGAAAGATAAAAAATATTATCATTACAGCGGCTACCCAGGAGGGATGAAAGAAAGAACATTAGAAGAGCAATTTAAAAAAAGCCCCACAGAAGTTTTAAGAAAAGCGGTTTATAATATGTTGCCTAAAAATAAATTAAGGAAATCAATGATGAGCCGTCTCCATTTCCAATAA
- the prfB gene encoding Peptide chain release factor 2 — translation MAETNSNVFLSIHAGVGGVDAQDWAQMLSRMYIRFCQKKSWKVDVVDESKGNEGGIKSITLEIKGNGSYEFLKRENGVHRLVRISPFDASKMRHTSFAQVEVIPEILAAEIKIKPEDLKIETFRARGHGGQNVQKLETAVRLTHLPTQITVKVESERSQYQNKETALKILYAKLSVLEEEKRKKTLSQIKGPHREIGWGNQVRSYVLHPYKMVKDHKTGKKIQDVEAVLDGDLEKI, via the coding sequence ATGGCAGAAACAAATTCAAATGTTTTTCTTTCTATTCACGCTGGAGTCGGAGGAGTTGATGCCCAAGATTGGGCGCAAATGCTTTCTCGAATGTATATTAGATTTTGTCAAAAAAAATCTTGGAAAGTAGATGTTGTTGATGAGTCAAAAGGCAACGAAGGCGGTATTAAAAGCATAACCTTGGAAATAAAAGGAAACGGGTCTTATGAATTTTTGAAAAGAGAAAATGGTGTTCATCGTTTGGTTAGAATTTCTCCTTTTGATGCCAGCAAAATGAGGCATACTTCTTTTGCTCAGGTAGAAGTTATACCCGAGATTCTTGCTGCAGAAATTAAAATAAAACCCGAAGATTTAAAAATAGAGACATTTCGCGCTCGAGGTCATGGTGGGCAAAATGTTCAGAAATTAGAAACAGCCGTTCGTCTTACTCATTTGCCCACTCAAATAACCGTGAAAGTTGAATCAGAGAGAAGCCAATATCAAAACAAAGAAACAGCCCTGAAAATTCTTTACGCTAAACTTTCCGTTTTAGAAGAAGAAAAAAGAAAAAAAACTTTGTCTCAAATTAAAGGGCCGCATCGGGAAATTGGCTGGGGGAATCAAGTTCGTTCTTACGTTCTCCACCCTTATAAAATGGTGAAGGACCATAAAACAGGAAAAAAAATTCAAGATGTGGAAGCCGTGCTTGATGGAGATTTAGAAAAAATATAA
- the infA gene encoding Translation initiation factor IF-1 — MPQEKKRETSKDFLISTGKVEELLPNATFRVRLENGNLILAHLSGKMRLHQIRIAIGDEVRIEMSPYDLTKGRIIYRF, encoded by the coding sequence ATGCCTCAAGAAAAAAAAAGAGAAACATCAAAGGATTTTTTAATAAGTACCGGCAAAGTGGAGGAGCTACTTCCTAATGCCACTTTCAGGGTAAGATTAGAGAATGGAAATTTGATTTTGGCTCATTTATCAGGTAAAATGAGATTGCATCAAATAAGGATTGCCATTGGCGATGAAGTCAGAATAGAAATGAGCCCCTATGATTTAACCAAAGGACGAATTATCTACCGTTTCTAA
- a CDS encoding Major Facilitator Superfamily protein: MKIKTNKIIRYFILSDFVFWTGWGLINPIFAIFIVDKIEGGSPMVVGIATAVFWIVKSILRIPIGMFLDKCPSEKDDYLAAVLGLFITSLVPFGFIFAKDPFDIYLLEVFEGAGTALNLAGWTPIFTRHIDKGKESTEWGIDTTAIGIGTAVAGVVGGWAIGQFGFTPVFIVVGILGLTGTALLLVLRKQIKGAFDYKSIQFSPKDNFTS, encoded by the coding sequence ATGAAAATAAAAACCAATAAAATTATTCGTTATTTTATTTTGAGCGATTTTGTTTTTTGGACAGGTTGGGGGTTGATTAATCCCATATTCGCTATTTTTATTGTAGATAAAATTGAAGGAGGTAGTCCTATGGTAGTGGGAATAGCCACGGCTGTTTTTTGGATAGTTAAATCAATTTTAAGAATTCCCATTGGTATGTTTTTAGACAAATGTCCTTCAGAAAAAGATGATTATTTAGCCGCTGTGCTTGGACTTTTTATTACCTCGCTTGTTCCTTTTGGTTTTATTTTTGCTAAAGATCCGTTTGATATTTATCTTTTGGAAGTGTTTGAAGGAGCAGGCACGGCTTTAAATTTAGCCGGTTGGACACCAATTTTTACTCGCCATATTGATAAAGGAAAAGAATCAACTGAATGGGGCATTGACACTACGGCTATTGGCATAGGCACGGCTGTGGCAGGAGTGGTTGGCGGTTGGGCTATTGGGCAATTTGGTTTTACTCCGGTTTTTATCGTTGTAGGAATTTTAGGTTTAACAGGCACGGCTTTACTTTTAGTTTTACGGAAGCAAATAAAAGGCGCTTTTGATTATAAATCAATACAATTTTCTCCAAAAGATAATTTTACTTCTTAA
- the rplQ gene encoding 50S ribosomal protein L17 encodes MRHRKEKKILSRKTGPRKALKRGLAVNLILYERIQTTEAKAKVLRPFIEKIISLGKGGDLAARRKVMSLIGNRAATKKLIEEIAPRYKERKGGYTRIIKTGVRKGDNAKMALIEFV; translated from the coding sequence ATGCGTCATAGAAAAGAGAAAAAAATTTTATCACGAAAAACTGGCCCAAGAAAAGCCTTAAAACGCGGATTAGCGGTTAATTTAATTTTGTATGAAAGAATACAAACAACCGAAGCCAAAGCAAAAGTTTTAAGGCCTTTTATTGAAAAAATAATTAGTTTAGGCAAGGGAGGAGATTTGGCAGCGAGAAGAAAAGTAATGAGTCTTATAGGAAATAGGGCAGCAACTAAAAAACTTATAGAAGAAATTGCCCCGCGTTATAAAGAAAGAAAGGGAGGATATACTCGGATTATTAAAACAGGTGTGAGAAAAGGAGACAACGCCAAAATGGCTTTAATTGAATTTGTTTAA